The following are from one region of the Silene latifolia isolate original U9 population chromosome 9, ASM4854445v1, whole genome shotgun sequence genome:
- the LOC141600172 gene encoding uncharacterized protein LOC141600172 isoform X1: MQSVAFTAAPFFIVAAAWFIIFGLSLICTCLYFCCCRSAPYGYSRVCYALSLILILFTIAAIWLIYNVKTHQNMDLYFVRLKGSQSNFESAECEEVVESKKNMGKEWSYLTSFRHLQGYCSLSSRLFNDWSRRGCHVIYVFFYYCDRALLT; encoded by the exons ATGCAGTCTGTGGCTTTCACGGCAGCCCCATTCTTCATTGTTGCTGCAGCGTGGTTTATAATCTTTGGGCTGTCTCTAATATGTACCTGCCTCTATTTCTGCTGCTGTAGAAGTGCACCCTATGGCTATTCTCGAGTTTGCTATGCACTTTCACTCATTCTTATACTTTTCACTATCGCTGCTAT TTGGCTAATATATAATGTCAAAACTCATCAAAACATGGATCTTTACTTTGTTAGATTAAAAGGCTCACAAAGCAATTTTGAAAGTGCTGAATGTGAAGAG GTGGTAGAGAGCAAGAAAAATATGGGAAAAGAGTGGAGTTACCTGACTTCGTTTCGGCATTTGCAAG GATATTGTTCGCTATCTTCTCGCTTGTTCAATGACTGGAGCAGACGGGGTTGCCATGTGATCTATGTATTCTTCTACTACTGTGATCGAGCACTATTGACTTGA
- the LOC141600172 gene encoding uncharacterized protein LOC141600172 isoform X2, whose protein sequence is MAILEFAMHFHSFLYFSLSLLLTEGLLHGLYLSWLIYNVKTHQNMDLYFVRLKGSQSNFESAECEEVVESKKNMGKEWSYLTSFRHLQGYCSLSSRLFNDWSRRGCHVIYVFFYYCDRALLT, encoded by the exons ATGGCTATTCTCGAGTTTGCTATGCACTTTCACTCATTCTTATACTTTTCACTATCGCTGCTAT TAACTGAAGGCCTTCTCCATGGTTTGTATCTCAGTTGGCTAATATATAATGTCAAAACTCATCAAAACATGGATCTTTACTTTGTTAGATTAAAAGGCTCACAAAGCAATTTTGAAAGTGCTGAATGTGAAGAG GTGGTAGAGAGCAAGAAAAATATGGGAAAAGAGTGGAGTTACCTGACTTCGTTTCGGCATTTGCAAG GATATTGTTCGCTATCTTCTCGCTTGTTCAATGACTGGAGCAGACGGGGTTGCCATGTGATCTATGTATTCTTCTACTACTGTGATCGAGCACTATTGACTTGA